A portion of the Liberibacter crescens BT-1 genome contains these proteins:
- the rsmH gene encoding 16S rRNA (cytosine(1402)-N(4))-methyltransferase RsmH, with the protein MERDINSFSVGYQSPFHIPVFLPEVIKIIDPKPGKVILDATFGAGGYSRAFLDSGAEVIALDRDPLAVSCGQSLVEEAKGRFSIFNSVFSRLSEYVPAHGLDGAVFDVGVSSMQLDNADRGFSFQKDGPLDMRMSGVGVSAADVVNFSPVEDLVSILDVLGEEKQAKIIAHAIVKRRALSLFKSTKDLANLIENTVRYRTQYRIHPATRSFQALRIFVNNELLELAKALFASEHVLKPGGILLVVSFHSLEDRIVKGFFADRSGKVSVSRHMPVPPLRSATFKPFTKGALMACQKDIDLNIRARSAKLRAGIRTSAPSMSADLSFLKLPDLPNLSYLGG; encoded by the coding sequence ATGGAAAGAGACATAAATTCATTTTCAGTGGGGTATCAGTCACCATTTCATATTCCAGTTTTTTTGCCAGAAGTTATCAAGATAATTGATCCAAAACCTGGAAAAGTTATCCTTGATGCAACTTTTGGGGCAGGTGGCTATAGTCGTGCTTTTCTTGATTCTGGAGCAGAAGTTATTGCTCTCGATCGTGATCCTTTAGCGGTTTCCTGTGGACAGTCCTTGGTTGAGGAAGCAAAAGGACGGTTTTCAATTTTTAATTCAGTCTTTTCGCGGTTGTCTGAGTATGTTCCGGCTCATGGTTTGGATGGCGCAGTCTTTGATGTAGGTGTTTCTTCCATGCAGCTTGATAATGCGGATCGAGGATTTTCTTTTCAGAAGGATGGTCCTTTGGATATGCGCATGTCTGGTGTAGGTGTTTCAGCAGCTGATGTTGTGAATTTTTCTCCTGTTGAAGATCTTGTCAGTATTTTAGATGTATTGGGTGAAGAAAAACAGGCAAAGATCATTGCTCATGCTATTGTAAAGCGTCGTGCGCTTTCTCTCTTCAAGAGTACGAAGGATTTAGCAAATCTTATTGAGAATACAGTGCGATATCGTACTCAATATCGCATTCATCCTGCAACACGATCATTTCAGGCATTACGAATATTTGTCAATAATGAACTTTTAGAACTTGCCAAGGCATTGTTTGCTTCTGAGCATGTTCTCAAGCCAGGGGGTATCCTTTTGGTTGTCAGTTTTCATTCTCTAGAGGATCGGATTGTTAAGGGTTTTTTTGCCGATCGCTCCGGAAAAGTTTCTGTTTCTCGGCATATGCCAGTTCCTCCTTTACGTTCAGCTACATTCAAGCCTTTTACAAAAGGAGCCCTGATGGCTTGTCAAAAAGATATTGATCTAAACATAAGAGCGCGTTCTGCTAAATTACGTGCTGGTATTCGTACTTCTGCTCCATCCATGTCTGCTGATCTTTCTTTTTTAAAACTTCCTGATCTTCCTAATCTTTCTTATCTTGGAGGTTGA
- the mraZ gene encoding division/cell wall cluster transcriptional repressor MraZ, with protein MSRFLSNTTKKIDLKGRVSVPAVFRTVLDEQNIEDLYCFQDLLFPAISVGGSDLLERFEQQINRYDSFSLEAQQMSLLIHGGGVFLKLDTEGRLLINDFIREFTMIENEVTFVGRADHFQLWKPETFQAFQEQARNQRRLQLSR; from the coding sequence ATGAGCCGTTTTTTGTCGAATACGACGAAAAAGATTGATTTAAAGGGGCGGGTTTCTGTACCTGCAGTCTTTAGAACGGTTTTGGATGAACAAAATATTGAAGATCTATATTGTTTTCAAGACTTATTGTTTCCTGCAATTAGCGTAGGAGGAAGTGATCTTTTGGAACGTTTTGAGCAGCAGATTAACCGATATGATTCTTTTTCACTGGAAGCTCAGCAAATGTCTCTTTTAATACATGGAGGTGGTGTATTTCTCAAACTGGATACTGAAGGAAGACTGCTCATCAACGATTTCATTCGAGAGTTTACCATGATTGAGAATGAAGTAACTTTTGTAGGCAGAGCGGATCATTTTCAATTATGGAAGCCTGAAACTTTTCAGGCTTTTCAGGAGCAAGCCAGAAATCAGCGTCGACTACAACTTTCTCGATAA